A stretch of Roseibium porphyridii DNA encodes these proteins:
- a CDS encoding TRAP transporter small permease subunit, with protein sequence MTALDGVQDGSSAINSDGSHSSGSARIYRLFGWVVLAVMAAFLINNYLTYWQNLPGISPIFGGKANGSMPILWSWLQLAIYAAFALWGISYVSRSSATLREDSARISQINAYLIRAAFFAVLIVGLVDAAISFLRVEGLLAGVVGEQLAEDLGKSRFRGAYVHMPLIAASVVIAAFTRTLGFTWLALLVVGAELMIVIGRFVFSYEQAFLADLVRFWYAALFLFASAYTLLEEGHVRVDVFYAGMAARTKGYVNAVGSVVLGMSLCTVILVIGMGGKQNIINSPILSYEVTQAGFGLYVKYLMAGFLGVFAVTMMVQFVAYFLDAVADIRGEPGGRDHDSHSVQ encoded by the coding sequence ATGACGGCCTTGGACGGGGTTCAAGACGGCTCGTCTGCCATAAATTCCGACGGTTCACATTCGTCCGGTAGTGCTCGCATCTACCGCCTTTTCGGGTGGGTTGTGCTTGCAGTCATGGCAGCGTTTCTGATCAACAACTACCTCACGTATTGGCAGAACCTGCCCGGGATTTCCCCCATTTTCGGTGGAAAGGCAAACGGATCGATGCCGATCCTTTGGTCCTGGCTGCAACTGGCAATCTATGCGGCATTCGCTCTTTGGGGCATTTCCTACGTATCGCGATCAAGCGCAACACTGCGCGAAGACAGCGCCAGGATCAGTCAGATCAATGCCTATTTGATCCGAGCCGCGTTTTTTGCCGTGCTGATCGTAGGCCTTGTCGATGCTGCTATCTCATTTTTGCGTGTGGAAGGTTTGCTCGCAGGTGTGGTTGGCGAACAGCTGGCGGAAGATCTCGGCAAATCGCGCTTCCGTGGCGCATATGTTCATATGCCGCTGATCGCTGCATCGGTGGTGATTGCCGCTTTCACCAGAACGCTCGGTTTTACCTGGCTGGCACTGCTTGTTGTCGGTGCCGAGCTCATGATCGTGATCGGCCGTTTCGTTTTCTCCTACGAACAGGCCTTTCTGGCTGACCTCGTGCGCTTCTGGTATGCGGCACTGTTCCTGTTCGCCAGTGCCTATACGCTTTTGGAAGAAGGCCACGTGAGGGTCGACGTCTTCTATGCGGGCATGGCTGCGAGGACCAAGGGGTATGTCAATGCCGTCGGTTCCGTGGTCTTGGGCATGAGCCTTTGCACTGTGATCCTGGTTATCGGCATGGGCGGCAAGCAAAACATCATCAACAGCCCGATCTTGAGTTACGAAGTGACCCAGGCCGGATTTGGTCTTTACGTGAAGTATCTCATGGCGGGTTTCCTCGGTGTCTTTGCCGTGACCATGATGGTCCAGTTCGTGGCCTATTTCCTAGACGCTGTCGCCGACATTCGCGGTGAGCCCGGCGGACGGGATCATGACAGCCATTCTGTTCAATAG